The proteins below come from a single Miscanthus floridulus cultivar M001 chromosome 1, ASM1932011v1, whole genome shotgun sequence genomic window:
- the LOC136456384 gene encoding E3 ubiquitin-protein ligase HOS1, with protein sequence MSPATMNALEQLASIDLIELCKEARIERCRATRDLSSCGRYVHHVLNSCGHASLCAECSQRCDVCPICRSPIPDNGNRVRLRLYYKCLEAGLISKQHDERFQEKEDHGNPVSMDVQRLHSLFDVAVQNNLTSLICHYITDVCLDENAVSSDPLLAFLLDEVVIKDWCKRAVNALITEIGVIYRSGLETMRSKLSQLQKFATQLAGIYSVLEVMVSSFTDAVSAHVNDLHQLIENTLKAKQHLEAMIWCIRHRFIQDICSRYTDHTSWSSDVIQRKAYAEERKWPGLSDKGSDINEANQSTLFIEQALQNLGIEQSYRDKEEEIAIACLQNEQSSSMFCSTITTDHFSIDRYPFKNLCEAVDVLFLHGASDMVIAKQAILLYYLFDRHWSRPDSEWRYLVDDFAATFGITNRTLLECLVFCLLDDHSSEALEEACSLLPKISSKETHPKIAQVLLERHKPDMALLVLKCTGRDSFSAMENFEKDGISSLSEAVTVVRVRIECGLLTEAFMYHRSYCSKVKEQRSADVTHSEDAFKSSWLYHVEVMMTEFCTICIERNLVDKMIDLPWDSEEEKHLHKSLFESAHEMPMKPNGSLLVVYYLRRYRYLEAYEVDRSLQKFEQKKLENTTEEIASKIRAIAQWREILIAKCLDMLPEVQREIVKAINSGEQSQFARTAQISSPAHVGKSQNPVMDLSTTFTTVLQNKSSLLSKNNASTDSGGLIRSSRSEFGRKVPSVLQTRASPQGPPTSNMRSTAGGMFPTVGQNVESPFLRGAKDISSRKGESGFKKGIKYADHDPLPMYLNLSSGDTPTKDYRTSLLKTEVNKTTYFQGKGSVVKGEFQFGSRAEKPFILNGTGVGQNGLAKVSGYAGFREDYKVPTKENILSFSKKSSVDGAEASKGVSRWRSDESSEDEEERTNRESAASLVTTRRRPRFSRR encoded by the exons atgtctccGGCAACGATG AATGCTTTGGAGCAGTTGGCATCCATTGATCTCATCGAGCTATGCAAGGAGGCCAGAATTGAGCGTTGCCGTGCAACTAGAGACTTGAGTAGCTGTGGCCGCTATGTGCATCATGTGCTTAACTCATGTGGCCATGCCTCATTATGTGCTGAGTGCAGCCAAAGATGCGACGTCTGCCCAATTTGCAGGAGTCCAATACCGGACAATGGAAATAGGGTTCGGCTACGTCTTTACTACAAGTGCCTGGAAGCGGGCCTTATTTCTAAGCAGCACGATGAAAGGTTTCAGGAAAAGGAAGACCATGGCAATCCTGTTAGCATGGATGTCCAGCGGCTGCATTCATTGTTCGATGTTGCAGTCCAGAACAATCTTACTTCCCTTATTTGCCACT ATATCACAGATGTTTGTTTGGATGAGAATGCTGTGTCAAGTGATCCACTTCTGGCTTTTCTTTTGGATGAGGTGGTCATCAAGGACTGGTGCAAGAGGGCTGTTAATGCGCTCATTACTGAGATTGGCGTGATCT ATAGGTCTGGATTAGAAACGATGAGATCTAAGTTATCCCAACTGCAAAAGTTTGCCACACAGTTGGCAGGAATTTACAGTGTACTTGAAGTTATGGTTTCATCTTTCACTGATGCAGTTTCAGCGCATGTTAATGACCTGCATCAACTCATTGAGAACACATTGAAGGCAAAGCAG CATTTGGAGGCCATGATCTGGTGTATCAGGCATAGATTTATTCAGGACATCTGCTCAAGGTACACTGATCATACATCATGGAGCTCTGATGTGATTCAAAGGAAGGCATATGCAGAAGAAAGAAAATGGCCTGGACTTTCTGATAAAGGGTCAGATATAAATGAAGCCAATCAGAGTACACTATTCATCGAGCAGGCCCTACAAAACCTTGGGATTGAACAAAGTTATAGGGATAAGGAGGAAGAAATAGCAATCGCATGTTTACAGAACGAACAATCATCATCTATGTTCTGTTCCACAATTACAACCGATCATTTTAGTATTGACAGATACCCTTTTAAGAATTTGTGTGAGGCAGTTGATGTACTCTTTCTACACGGAGCATCAGACATGGTGATTGCAAAGCAAGCTATT TTATTGTATTATCTATTTGATCGACATTGGAGTAGACCAGATTCAGAATGGAGGTATCTGGTGGATGATTTTGCTGCTACCTTTGGGATTACTAATAGAACATTGCTTGAGTGCCTTGTATTTTGTCTTCTAGACGATCATTCTTCAGAAGCCTTGGAG GAGGCCTGCTCTCTTCTTCCCAAGATCTCTAGCAAGGAAACACATCCAAAGATAGCACAAGTTCTTTTGGAACGTCACAAACCTGATATGGCACTTCTTGTGCTGAAGTGCACAGGGCGTGATAGCTTCTCTGCTATGGAAAACTTTGAAAAAGATGGCATTTCATCTCTTAGTGAGGCAGTGACTGTGGTCCGTGTTAGAATTGAATGTGGGCTCCTTACAGAAGCGTTTATGTATCATAGGAGCTACTGCTCTAAGGTGAAAGAGCAACGCTCAGCAGATGTGACACATTCTGAGGATGCATTCAAAAGCTCTTGGCTTTATCATGTTGAGGTGATGATGACCGAATTTTGTACTATCTGCATTGAAAGGAATTTAGTTGATAAAATGATTGATCTGCCTTGGGATTCTGAGGAAGAGAAACATCTTCACAAGTCCCTCTTCGAGTCTGCTCATGAAATGCCCATGAAACCAAATGGTAGTCTGCTTGTTGTCTACTACCTTCGG CGTTATCGGTATTTGGAGGCATATGAGGTTGATCGTAGTCTTCAGAAATTTGAGCAAAAGAAATTGGAAAATACCACTGAAGAGATTGCTTCAAAAATCAGAGCAATTGCTCAATGGAGAGAAATTTTGATT GCTAAATGCCTTGACATGCTTCCAGAGGTCCAGAGAGAGATTGTGAAAGCCATCAACAGCGGAGAACAAAGTCAATTTGCTCGAACTGCTCAAATATCTTCTCCAGCTCATGTGGGCAAATCACAAAATCCTGTCATGGACTTGAGCACAACTTTTACGACTGTTCTTCAAAATAAGTCAAGCCTCCTCTCAAAAAACaatgcatcgactgattctggtgGTCTAATCCGAAGCAGCCGCTCAGAGTTTGGTAGAAAGGTCCCATCTGTTCTGCAGACCAGGGCATCACCCCAGGGGCCACCTACATCCAATATGAGATCAACTGCAGGGGGTATGTTCCCCACAGTGGGCCAGAATGTCGAGTCTCCATTTTTGAGGGGGGCTAAAGATATCAGTTCTAGAAAAGGAGAGTCAGGTTTCAAAAAAGGGATTAAATATGCTGATCATGATCCACTGCCTATGTATTTGAACTTAAGTTCTGGTGATACACCTACGAAAGACTACCGAACAAGTTTGTTGAAGACTGAGGTTAACAAAACCACTTATTTTCAAGGAAAAGGTTCTGTTGTAAAAGGAGAGTTCCAGTTTGGTTCACGTGCTGAGAAGCCTTTCATCTTAAATGGAACTGGTGTAGGTCAAAATGGCCTCGCTAAGGTCTCCGGATATGCTGGTTTTCGTGAGGATTATAAGGTACCAACTAAGGAGAACATCTTGAG CTTTAGCAAGAAATCTTCAGTTGATGGAGCAGAAGCCAGCAAAGGTGTGTCAAGGTGGAGATCCGATGAGtctagtgaagatgaagaagagagaACAAACCGGGAGAGCGCAGCTTCTCTTGTTACTACTAGAAGGCGACCTAGATTTTCAAGAAGATGA
- the LOC136456697 gene encoding uncharacterized protein — MGDERVKAEALQILGLFQVLPRLVVFDLDYTLWPFYCECRSKRDSPSLFRHARGIMYALKEKGIDMAIASRSPTPDIAKVFLDKLELQSMFVAQEIFSSWTHKTEHFQKIQRKTGIPYKSMLFFDDEDRNIDPVSNLGVTSVLVENGVNLDMFKLGLSNFATSYAASSRKEDK, encoded by the exons ATGGGCGACGAgcgggtgaaggcagaggcgCTGCAGATCCTGGGCCTCTTCCAGGTGCTTCCCCGCCTCGTCGTCTTCGACCTCGACTACACCCTCTGGCCCTTCTACTG TGAGTGCCGGTCCAAGAGGGATTCGCCGAGCCTTTTCAGGCACGCCAGGGGCATCATGTACGCCCTCAAGGAGAAGGGGATCGACATGGCGATTGCGTCTCGCTCGCCCACCCCGGACATAGCCAAGGTGTTCCTCGACAAGTTGGAGCTCCAGTCCATGTTCGTCGCCCAA GAAATATTCTCCAGCTGGACTCACAAGACTGAGCATTTCCAAAAGATCCAGAGGAAAACTGGAATTCCCTACAAATCCATGCTTTTCTTTGATGACGAGGACAGGAATATTGATCCG GTATCAAATTTGGGGGTGACGAGTGTTTTAGTAGAGAACGGGGTGAACCTTGACATGTTTAAGCTGGGTCTCAGTAACTTTGCAACTAGCTATGCTGCCTCCAGCAGAAAGGAAGACAAGTAA
- the LOC136456537 gene encoding cyclin-H1-1 isoform X2 gives MADFRTSTQRESWIFQSHDLMERWAAANQRAAQTFAQYGTTRLSVDLLDGSVSYPEPAPDHVEGSSSVKPLSYEEEQLTRVFYEQKIQEVCAAFKFPHKIQATAIIYFKRFYLQWSVMEHHPKHIMLTCVYASCKVEENHVSAEELGKGIQQDHQIILNNEMILLKTLDFDLIVYAPYRSIEGFIDDLEDFCRAGNGPFQRLKELRHAAISHVDKMMLTDAPLLYTPGQLALAALHKSNDLLRVVNFERYLETIFSRQHSDCPVEQFVQSINAINYLVDQLNIPNVKDMRHVDRKLKHCWDPSSHDEHNKKKEKKSKHKSKRTSADAQL, from the exons ATGGCTGATTTCCGGACCTCCACCCAACGGGAGAGCTGGATCTTCCAGTCGCACGATCTG ATGGAGAGGTGGGCGGCGGCAAACCAGCGGGCTGCTCAGACCTTTGCGCAG TATGGGACGACGCGGCTTAGTGTGGACCTGCTTGATGGCTCGGTCTCCTACCCAGAGCCCGCACCGGATCATG TTGAGGGTAGCTCGAGTGTAAAGCCTCTGTCTTACGAAGAGGAGCAATTGACACGGGTGTTTTACGAGCAGAAGATTCAGGAAGTATGCGCTGCATTCAAGTTCCCTCACAAAATCCAG GCTACAGCAATAATATATTTCAAGAGATTCTATTTACAATGGTCTGTAATGGAGCATCACCCAAAGCATATTAT GTTAACATGTGTATATGCTTCTTGCAAAGTGGAAGAAAACCATGTTTCTGCTGAGGAACTTGGTAAAGGAATTCAGCAGGACCACCAGATCATTCTAAATAATGAGATGATTCTTCTTAAA ACTTTAGATTTTGATCTCATTGTTTATGCTCCATATCGATCGATTGAAGGATTTATTGATGACCTAGAG GATTTCTGCAGGGCAGGTAATGGTCCATTCCAGCGTTTGAAG GAGTTGCGCCATGCTGCTATATCCCATGTTGACAAAATGATGTTGACTGATGCACCTCTTCTCTATACTCCTGGGCAG TTGGCACTGGCTGCTCTTCACAAGTCCAATGATCTTCTCAGGGTCGTCAATTTTGAAAG ATACTTGGAAACTATCTTCTCAAGGCAACATTCTGATTGTCCGGTCGAACAGTTTGTTCAGTCGATCAACGCAATCAATTACTTG GTTGACCAGCTTAATATCCCTAATGTTAAGGACATGAGACATGTTGACCGCAAGCTGAAACATTGTTGGGATCCAAGCTCACATGATGA GCAtaataagaagaaagaaaagaagtcaAAGCACAAATCAAAAAGAACATCAGCTGATGCCCAACTGTAA
- the LOC136456537 gene encoding cyclin-H1-1 isoform X3, whose product MADFRTSTQRESWIFQSHDLMERWAAANQRAAQTFAQYGTTRLSVDLLDGSVSYPEPAPDHVEGSSSVKPLSYEEEQLTRVFYEQKIQEVCAAFKFPHKIQATAIIYFKRFYLQWSVMEHHPKHIMLTCVYASCKVEENHVSAEELGKGIQQDHQIILNNEMILLKTLDFDLIVYAPYRSIEGFIDDLEDFCRAGNGPFQRLKELRHAAISHVDKMMLTDAPLLYTPGQLALAALHKSNDLLRVVNFERYLETIFSRQHSDCPVEQFVQSINAINYLVDQLNIPNVKDMRHVDRKLKHCWDPSSHDEHNKKKEKKSKHKSKRTSADAQL is encoded by the exons ATGGCTGATTTCCGGACCTCCACCCAACGGGAGAGCTGGATCTTCCAGTCGCACGATCTG ATGGAGAGGTGGGCGGCGGCAAACCAGCGGGCTGCTCAGACCTTTGCGCAG TATGGGACGACGCGGCTTAGTGTGGACCTGCTTGATGGCTCGGTCTCCTACCCAGAGCCCGCACCGGATCATG TTGAGGGTAGCTCGAGTGTAAAGCCTCTGTCTTACGAAGAGGAGCAATTGACACGGGTGTTTTACGAGCAGAAGATTCAGGAAGTATGCGCTGCATTCAAGTTCCCTCACAAAATCCAG GCTACAGCAATAATATATTTCAAGAGATTCTATTTACAATGGTCTGTAATGGAGCATCACCCAAAGCATATTAT GTTAACATGTGTATATGCTTCTTGCAAAGTGGAAGAAAACCATGTTTCTGCTGAGGAACTTGGTAAAGGAATTCAGCAGGACCACCAGATCATTCTAAATAATGAGATGATTCTTCTTAAA ACTTTAGATTTTGATCTCATTGTTTATGCTCCATATCGATCGATTGAAGGATTTATTGATGACCTAGAG GATTTCTGCAGGGCAGGTAATGGTCCATTCCAGCGTTTGAAG GAGTTGCGCCATGCTGCTATATCCCATGTTGACAAAATGATGTTGACTGATGCACCTCTTCTCTATACTCCTGGGCAG TTGGCACTGGCTGCTCTTCACAAGTCCAATGATCTTCTCAGGGTCGTCAATTTTGAAAG ATACTTGGAAACTATCTTCTCAAGGCAACATTCTGATTGTCCGGTCGAACAGTTTGTTCAGTCGATCAACGCAATCAATTACTTG GTTGACCAGCTTAATATCCCTAATGTTAAGGACATGAGACATGTTGACCGCAAGCTGAAACATTGTTGGGATCCAAGCTCACATGATGA GCAtaataagaagaaagaaaagaagtcaAAGCACAAATCAAAAAGAACATCAGCTGATGCCCAACT CTAG
- the LOC136456537 gene encoding cyclin-H1-1 isoform X1: MADFRTSTQRESWIFQSHDLMERWAAANQRAAQTFAQYGTTRLSVDLLDGSVSYPEPAPDHVEGSSSVKPLSYEEEQLTRVFYEQKIQEVCAAFKFPHKIQATAIIYFKRFYLQWSVMEHHPKHIMLTCVYASCKVEENHVSAEELGKGIQQDHQIILNNEMILLKTLDFDLIVYAPYRSIEGFIDDLEDFCRAGNGPFQRLKELRHAAISHVDKMMLTDAPLLYTPGQLALAALHKSNDLLRVVNFERYLETIFSRQHSDCPVEQFVQSINAINYLVDQLNIPNVKDMRHVDRKLKHCWDPSSHDEHNKKKEKKSKHKSKRTSADAQLNS; this comes from the exons ATGGCTGATTTCCGGACCTCCACCCAACGGGAGAGCTGGATCTTCCAGTCGCACGATCTG ATGGAGAGGTGGGCGGCGGCAAACCAGCGGGCTGCTCAGACCTTTGCGCAG TATGGGACGACGCGGCTTAGTGTGGACCTGCTTGATGGCTCGGTCTCCTACCCAGAGCCCGCACCGGATCATG TTGAGGGTAGCTCGAGTGTAAAGCCTCTGTCTTACGAAGAGGAGCAATTGACACGGGTGTTTTACGAGCAGAAGATTCAGGAAGTATGCGCTGCATTCAAGTTCCCTCACAAAATCCAG GCTACAGCAATAATATATTTCAAGAGATTCTATTTACAATGGTCTGTAATGGAGCATCACCCAAAGCATATTAT GTTAACATGTGTATATGCTTCTTGCAAAGTGGAAGAAAACCATGTTTCTGCTGAGGAACTTGGTAAAGGAATTCAGCAGGACCACCAGATCATTCTAAATAATGAGATGATTCTTCTTAAA ACTTTAGATTTTGATCTCATTGTTTATGCTCCATATCGATCGATTGAAGGATTTATTGATGACCTAGAG GATTTCTGCAGGGCAGGTAATGGTCCATTCCAGCGTTTGAAG GAGTTGCGCCATGCTGCTATATCCCATGTTGACAAAATGATGTTGACTGATGCACCTCTTCTCTATACTCCTGGGCAG TTGGCACTGGCTGCTCTTCACAAGTCCAATGATCTTCTCAGGGTCGTCAATTTTGAAAG ATACTTGGAAACTATCTTCTCAAGGCAACATTCTGATTGTCCGGTCGAACAGTTTGTTCAGTCGATCAACGCAATCAATTACTTG GTTGACCAGCTTAATATCCCTAATGTTAAGGACATGAGACATGTTGACCGCAAGCTGAAACATTGTTGGGATCCAAGCTCACATGATGA GCAtaataagaagaaagaaaagaagtcaAAGCACAAATCAAAAAGAACATCAGCTGATGCCCAACT CAACAGCTAG
- the LOC136456457 gene encoding LOW QUALITY PROTEIN: inositol 3-kinase (The sequence of the model RefSeq protein was modified relative to this genomic sequence to represent the inferred CDS: deleted 1 base in 1 codon), translating into MPLAAEPDDAHEDGENQQLLITTKGGPGLEGLVVGSYCHDVLIRGGRVVGETLGGAAAFVSNVLDAASPQDAALNGTAPFVVVAKVGHDFVYASAPAPARHPPLVCASPTTSFHAQFSETAASAHAPDRELRRVRACDPIYPADLPDRRFAYGLAVGVAGEVVPETLERMIRLCRAVLVDAQALIRAFDGDGAVGHVALDDTPYARLLPRVAFVKASSEEAPYVGVETARRWCCVIVTEGRDGCRLYWDGGEARVAPFPAVQVDPTGAGDSFLAGFATGLLWGLSATDAALLGNFFGAAAVSQVGVPTFHPKMLQAVKEILEEKTTKRHSPCINGTSFTLEKSNMHNELHAALQEAAMLMTEQQQADPANCNGGDICSP; encoded by the exons atgCCACTCGCGGCAGAGCCCGACGACGCTCATGAGGATGGGGAGAATCAGCAGCTGCTAATCACGACGAAGGGAGGGCCCGGGCTTGAGGGACTGGTGGTGGGGAGCTACTGCCACGATGTGCTGATCCGGGGCGGGCGCGTAGTGGGGGAGACGCTCGGCGGGGCCGCGGCCTTCGTGTCCAACGTGCTCGACGCCGCCTCGCCCCAGGACGCCGCGCTCAACGGGACTGCCCCCTTCGTCGTTGTGGCCAAGGTGGGCCACGACTTCGTCTACGCCTCCGCGCCGGCGCCCGCG AGGCATCCGCCTCTGGTCTGCGCGTCGCCGACCACCTCCTTCCACGCCCAGTTCTCGGAGACCGCCGCCTCGGCGCACGCTCCCGACCGGGAGCTCCGGCGCGTGCGCGCCTGCGACCCGATCTACCCCGCCGACCTTCCCGACCGCCGCTTCGCCTACGGCCTCGCCGTCGGCGTCGCCGGGGAGGTGGTACCGGAGACGCTCGAGCGGATGATCCGGCTCTGCCGCGCGGTGCTCGTGGACGCGCAGGCGCTGATCCGGGCGTTCGACGGCGACGGTGCCGTCGGCCACGTGGCGCTTGACGATACGCCGTACGCGCGGCTTCTGCCCCGGGTGGCGTTCGTTAAGGCGTCATCGGAGGAGGCGCCATACGTCGGGGTGGAAACAGCGAGGCGGTGGTGCTGTGTGATCGTCACGGAGGGGAGGGACGGGTGCCGGCTGTACTGGGACGGCGGGGAGGCGCGCGTTGCGCCGTTCCCCGCCGTCCAGGTGGACCCTACTGGCGCCGGAGACAGCTTTCTCGCGGGTTTTGCAACCGGACTGCTGTGGGGGTTGTCTGCGACAGACGCCGCGCTGCTGGGTAACTTCTTCGGCGCCGCTGCCGTATCGCAGGTCGGCGTGCCCACCTTCCATCCCAAGATGTTGCAG GCAGTTAAAGAAATACTTGAAGAGAAGACAACAAAACGACATAGTCCATGTATAAACGGCACTAGTTTTACCTTGGAGAAGTCAAATATGCACAATGAGTTACACGCAGCTCTCCAAGAAGCGGCGATGCTGATGACTGAACAGCAGCAGGCTGATCCGGCGAACTGCAATGGTGGTGATATTTGCTCGCCATAG